Proteins encoded in a region of the Oscarella lobularis chromosome 5, ooOscLobu1.1, whole genome shotgun sequence genome:
- the LOC136187488 gene encoding centriolar satellite-associated tubulin polyglutamylase complex regulator 1-like: MATAAEEYLKKSHLLTYFKDAIAQLLEHREHNPKIIPQRFLLDYFTSVQQGNQSLHREYDYVTATPSNRRSLVKLFYQSFEPIGRRGDLLNIKEYHALLCLLCPDFPLELVQKTARIILTEDVMDCLVSFPDFLYAFQVQFVYEDFLKLCLEVYSGLLATVLRANSSQPTVVVVPTLTMSNSQRNETDALLGHQVSPDNVDARVFLSLLRDRLAVCGSHPSTDVLESVLGHRERVSYYEFITLVVKSSEVNAQLGVLPSRDALFGSSSSSAGVSKDADS; encoded by the exons ATGGCAACAGCAGCAGAGGAGTACCTGAAAAAGTCTCACCTGCTGACGTACTTCAAAGATGCCATAGCTCAACTGCTCGAACACAGGGAGCACAATCCTAAGATTATTCCACAGAG ATTCTTGTTGGATTATTTCACATCAGTTCAGCAAGGCAATCAATCACTTCACAGAGAATATGATTATGTTACAGCTACGCCTTCGAACAGACGGTCATTGGTCAAGCTCTTTTACCAATCCTTTGAGCCGATTGGTAGACGAGGAGACTTGCTCAACATCAAGGAATATCATGCTCTTCTCTGCCTTCTATGTCCTGATTTTCCACTCGAATTGGTTCAAAAGACAGCTCGAATAATTCTCACTGAGGACGTGATGGATTGCCTTGTGTCATTCCCGGACTTTCTCTACGCATTTCAAGTGCAATTTGTCTACGAAGATTTTCTCAAATTGTGTCTGGAAGTCTATTCCGGCCTATTGGCTACAGTGCTTCGAGCTAATTCCAGTCAGCCaactgttgttgttgttccCACGTTGACAATGTCCAATTCACAAAGAAATGAAACCGATGCCTTACTGGGCCACCAAGTGTCTCCAGACAACGTGGATGCTCGCGTGTTCTTGTCACTGCTACGAGATCGATTGGCGGTGTGCGGAAGCCATCCGTCAACCGATGTGCTGGAGAGTGTGCTGGGACATCGAGAACGCGTTTCTTATTACGAATTCATTACTTTGGTTGTCAAGTCCAGCGAAGTGAACGCCCAGCTAGGAGTGTTGCCAAGTCGTGACGCTTTGTTtggtagtagtagtagtagtgcGGGAGTAAGCAAAGATGCCGATTCGTAA